One window from the genome of Opisthocomus hoazin isolate bOpiHoa1 chromosome 11, bOpiHoa1.hap1, whole genome shotgun sequence encodes:
- the NEK4 gene encoding serine/threonine-protein kinase Nek4 isoform X1, whose amino-acid sequence MPLAAYCFLRAVGKGSYGEVSLVRHQQDSKQYVIKKLNLKNASNRERRAAEQEAQLLSQLKHPNIVAYRESWQGEDGLLYIVMGFCEGGDLYHKLKEQRGKLLPENQVVEWFVQITMALQYLHEKHILHRDLKTQNVFLTRTNIIKVGDLGIARVLENQYDMASTLIGTPYYMSPELFSHKPYSYKSDVWALGCCVYEMATLKHAFNAKDMNSLVYRIIEGKLPPMPKDYSPQLVEIIQTMLSKKPEERPSVKSILRQPYIKHQISLFLEATKAKAARSHRKTVNSKPKDPCSVVSVKNESHSKNVTHQNQSFEQARKYKVHEDECIIKYKATKFCPSEKPAVESERKPSNNDLNNLGGSLATVSEVNIDILPSERMKSGNEKCGSEHIPENNKGKYLDVPGNSKITSSSPLVKEDGPQQRAKQAFKAEDVESKQFPVDAMVEDGDTLKLLQPGSKDQKQTDLDDVCCGASGDAQEKITSHLQPHSSVSEPSLSRQRRQKKRELAEVCSQKFRAASPRPLPFPSDVNTKTTQRCAEQHAAAVSESVKSTKTSQAAISKERPLSARERRRLKQSQEEMFPSVIPARRTSNSAVVEAKSCMENHVKVAQSSSDPSISQRKRVNHCLSDDELSSSTSSTDKSDGDSKEKKSSMNEMNDLVQLMTQTLKMDSKENSEYCVTSTPAPEFKLHRKYRDTLLLHGKSPGESEELKFEEIPSDILSVSDKIRRMVEILRSDVVKGLGVKLLEKVYSIMEEDDEVKRELQLREHMGDKYVSYSAKVHHLKFLEENMKF is encoded by the exons ATGCCCCTGGCTGCCTACTGCTTCCTCCGAGCCGTGGGGAAGGGCAGCTACGGGGAGGTGAGCCTGGTGCGGCACCAGCAGGACAGCAAGCAG TATGTCATCAAAAAGCTAAACCTTAAAAATGCTTCCAACCGCGAGAGGAGAGCAGCAGAACAAGAGGCGCAGTTGTTATCCCAGTTGAAACACCCGAACATAGTCGCCTACAGAGAATCCTGGCAGGGGGAGGATGGCCTGTTGTATATCGTTATGGGCTTCTGCGAGGGAGGAGATCTGTATCACAAACTTAAAGAGCAGAGGGGCAAACTTTTGCCTGAGAATCAGGTGGTGGAATGGTTTGTCCAGATTACCATGGCCCTGCAG tattTACATGAAAAGCACATTCTGCACAGAGATCTTAAAACTCAAAATGTTTTCCTGACACGAACAAATATAATCAAAGTGGGTGACCTGGGAATAGCCCGGGTGTTGGAAAACCAATACGACATGGCCAGCACTCTCATAGGCACGCCGTACTACATGAGCCCTGAACTCTTTTCTCACAAACCCTACAGCTACAAG tctgatGTTTGGGCATTAGGCTGCTGCGTTTATGAAATGGCTACACTGAAACACGCCTTTAACGCTAAAGACATGAATTCTTTGGTTTATCGAATTATTGAAGGAAAG TTGCCACCCATGCCAAAGGACTACAGCCCACAGTTGGTGGAAATAATACAAACTATGCTCAGTAAAAAACCCGAGGAAAGACCTAGTGTGAAAAGCATACTACGACAGCCATATATCAAGCAccaaatttctttgtttttggaaGCCACGAAGGC gaAAGCTGCCAGAAGTCATAGGAAAACAGTGAATTCTAAACCTAAAGATCCTTGTTCTGTCGTCTCAGTAAAGAATGAATCGCACAGCAAGAATGTTACACACCAAAACCAGTCCTTTGAGCAAGCCAGGAAATACAAAGTT caCGAAGACGAGTGCATTATCAAATATAAAGCAACCAAATTTTGTCCTTCAGAGAAACCAGCTGTTGAGTCTGAAAGAAAACCAAGCAATAATGATTTGAACAACCTGGGAGGCTCCTTAGCTACAGTTAGTGAAGTGAATATTGATATTTTGCCATCTGAGAGGATGAAGTCTGGAAATGAGAAGTGTGGCAGTGAGCATATTCCAGAGAATAATAAAGGAAAGTATTTAGATGTGCCAGGGAATTCTAAAATAACATCCAGTAGCCCACTGGTTAAGGAAGATGGACcacagcaaagagcaaagcaagctttTAAAGCTGAAGATGTTGAGTCTAAGCAGTTTCCTGTTGATGCTATGGTAGAAGATGGTGACACTTTGAAACTCCTGCAGCCTGGGTCAAAAGACCAAAAGCAAACTGACCTG GATGATGTCTGTTGTGGAGCTTCGGGAGATGCTCAGGAAAAAATTACCTCCCACTTGCAGCCTCATAGTTCTGTCAGTGAACCCTCTCTCTCACGGCAGCGACGGCAGAAGAAAAGAGAGCTAGCTGAAGTCTGTTCACAAAAG TTCAGAGCAGCTTCTCCTCGGCCgttaccttttccttctgatGTGAACACGAAGACAAcacagcggtgtgcagagcagcATGCTGCTGCAGTCTCTGAATCTGTAAAGAGCACCAAAACCAGTCAAGCTGCCATTTCAAAG GAGCGGCCCTTGTCAGCAAGAGAACGAAGGAGACTGAAACAGTCTCAGGAGGAGATGTTTCCCTCTG TGATTCCAGCAAGACGAACGTCAAATAGTGCAGTAGTTGAAGCAAAATCATGTATGGAAAATCATGTTAAAGTTGCTCAGTCCTCATCAGATCCTAGTATTTCTCAG AGAAAGAGAGTAAACCATTGCCTGTCTGATGATGAGTTAAGCTCTTCCACAAGCTCTACAGATAAGTCTGATGGCGATTCCAAGGAGAA AAAAAGCAGTATGAATGAAATGAATGACTTGGTGCAGCTAATGACACAGACACTGAAAATGGACTCTAAGGAGAACTCTGAATACTGTGTAACCTCGACTCCAGCCCCAGAGTTTAAACTTCATAGAAAATATCGAGACACTTTGCTTTTGCATGGAAAATCACCTGGTGAATCAGAGGAATTAAAATTTGAAGAGATTCCTTCAG
- the NEK4 gene encoding serine/threonine-protein kinase Nek4 isoform X2, with the protein MPLAAYCFLRAVGKGSYGEVSLVRHQQDSKQYVIKKLNLKNASNRERRAAEQEAQLLSQLKHPNIVAYRESWQGEDGLLYIVMGFCEGGDLYHKLKEQRGKLLPENQVVEWFVQITMALQYLHEKHILHRDLKTQNVFLTRTNIIKVGDLGIARVLENQYDMASTLIGTPYYMSPELFSHKPYSYKSDVWALGCCVYEMATLKHAFNAKDMNSLVYRIIEGKLPPMPKDYSPQLVEIIQTMLSKKPEERPSVKSILRQPYIKHQISLFLEATKAKAARSHRKTVNSKPKDPCSVVSVKNESHSKNVTHQNQSFEQARKYKHEDECIIKYKATKFCPSEKPAVESERKPSNNDLNNLGGSLATVSEVNIDILPSERMKSGNEKCGSEHIPENNKGKYLDVPGNSKITSSSPLVKEDGPQQRAKQAFKAEDVESKQFPVDAMVEDGDTLKLLQPGSKDQKQTDLDDVCCGASGDAQEKITSHLQPHSSVSEPSLSRQRRQKKRELAEVCSQKFRAASPRPLPFPSDVNTKTTQRCAEQHAAAVSESVKSTKTSQAAISKERPLSARERRRLKQSQEEMFPSVIPARRTSNSAVVEAKSCMENHVKVAQSSSDPSISQRKRVNHCLSDDELSSSTSSTDKSDGDSKEKKSSMNEMNDLVQLMTQTLKMDSKENSEYCVTSTPAPEFKLHRKYRDTLLLHGKSPGESEELKFEEIPSDILSVSDKIRRMVEILRSDVVKGLGVKLLEKVYSIMEEDDEVKRELQLREHMGDKYVSYSAKVHHLKFLEENMKF; encoded by the exons ATGCCCCTGGCTGCCTACTGCTTCCTCCGAGCCGTGGGGAAGGGCAGCTACGGGGAGGTGAGCCTGGTGCGGCACCAGCAGGACAGCAAGCAG TATGTCATCAAAAAGCTAAACCTTAAAAATGCTTCCAACCGCGAGAGGAGAGCAGCAGAACAAGAGGCGCAGTTGTTATCCCAGTTGAAACACCCGAACATAGTCGCCTACAGAGAATCCTGGCAGGGGGAGGATGGCCTGTTGTATATCGTTATGGGCTTCTGCGAGGGAGGAGATCTGTATCACAAACTTAAAGAGCAGAGGGGCAAACTTTTGCCTGAGAATCAGGTGGTGGAATGGTTTGTCCAGATTACCATGGCCCTGCAG tattTACATGAAAAGCACATTCTGCACAGAGATCTTAAAACTCAAAATGTTTTCCTGACACGAACAAATATAATCAAAGTGGGTGACCTGGGAATAGCCCGGGTGTTGGAAAACCAATACGACATGGCCAGCACTCTCATAGGCACGCCGTACTACATGAGCCCTGAACTCTTTTCTCACAAACCCTACAGCTACAAG tctgatGTTTGGGCATTAGGCTGCTGCGTTTATGAAATGGCTACACTGAAACACGCCTTTAACGCTAAAGACATGAATTCTTTGGTTTATCGAATTATTGAAGGAAAG TTGCCACCCATGCCAAAGGACTACAGCCCACAGTTGGTGGAAATAATACAAACTATGCTCAGTAAAAAACCCGAGGAAAGACCTAGTGTGAAAAGCATACTACGACAGCCATATATCAAGCAccaaatttctttgtttttggaaGCCACGAAGGC gaAAGCTGCCAGAAGTCATAGGAAAACAGTGAATTCTAAACCTAAAGATCCTTGTTCTGTCGTCTCAGTAAAGAATGAATCGCACAGCAAGAATGTTACACACCAAAACCAGTCCTTTGAGCAAGCCAGGAAATACAAA caCGAAGACGAGTGCATTATCAAATATAAAGCAACCAAATTTTGTCCTTCAGAGAAACCAGCTGTTGAGTCTGAAAGAAAACCAAGCAATAATGATTTGAACAACCTGGGAGGCTCCTTAGCTACAGTTAGTGAAGTGAATATTGATATTTTGCCATCTGAGAGGATGAAGTCTGGAAATGAGAAGTGTGGCAGTGAGCATATTCCAGAGAATAATAAAGGAAAGTATTTAGATGTGCCAGGGAATTCTAAAATAACATCCAGTAGCCCACTGGTTAAGGAAGATGGACcacagcaaagagcaaagcaagctttTAAAGCTGAAGATGTTGAGTCTAAGCAGTTTCCTGTTGATGCTATGGTAGAAGATGGTGACACTTTGAAACTCCTGCAGCCTGGGTCAAAAGACCAAAAGCAAACTGACCTG GATGATGTCTGTTGTGGAGCTTCGGGAGATGCTCAGGAAAAAATTACCTCCCACTTGCAGCCTCATAGTTCTGTCAGTGAACCCTCTCTCTCACGGCAGCGACGGCAGAAGAAAAGAGAGCTAGCTGAAGTCTGTTCACAAAAG TTCAGAGCAGCTTCTCCTCGGCCgttaccttttccttctgatGTGAACACGAAGACAAcacagcggtgtgcagagcagcATGCTGCTGCAGTCTCTGAATCTGTAAAGAGCACCAAAACCAGTCAAGCTGCCATTTCAAAG GAGCGGCCCTTGTCAGCAAGAGAACGAAGGAGACTGAAACAGTCTCAGGAGGAGATGTTTCCCTCTG TGATTCCAGCAAGACGAACGTCAAATAGTGCAGTAGTTGAAGCAAAATCATGTATGGAAAATCATGTTAAAGTTGCTCAGTCCTCATCAGATCCTAGTATTTCTCAG AGAAAGAGAGTAAACCATTGCCTGTCTGATGATGAGTTAAGCTCTTCCACAAGCTCTACAGATAAGTCTGATGGCGATTCCAAGGAGAA AAAAAGCAGTATGAATGAAATGAATGACTTGGTGCAGCTAATGACACAGACACTGAAAATGGACTCTAAGGAGAACTCTGAATACTGTGTAACCTCGACTCCAGCCCCAGAGTTTAAACTTCATAGAAAATATCGAGACACTTTGCTTTTGCATGGAAAATCACCTGGTGAATCAGAGGAATTAAAATTTGAAGAGATTCCTTCAG